Genomic window (Streptosporangium brasiliense):
GGCGGTCGGTGTCGTGGCGGTAGTCCCAGATGCCCGGGGGGCGGAGCGCGAGCTGGCCGGGACCGTATCCGGCGCTCATGCCGGAGAAGAAGAGGGTGTCGTCGTCCAGCAGGAACAGCGCCGGGTAGCTGGGGAAGAAGCGCTTGGGCCCGGGGATCCAGGTCCGGGTGGCGGGGTCGTAGAACTCGTTGTCCCTGGTGATCTGCCCCACGGTGTCCAGGCCGGAGACCGTCATCACCTTGCCGTCGGGCAGCGCGGTCATCGTCGGGTACCAGCGGCCCTCGGCCATGTCCTGGACCTTGATGTAGCGCTCGGCGATCGGATCGAACTCGTAGGCGTCCTTGATGCCTTGGAAGTCCTGCTTCTCCAGCGTCATGTCCGCGCCCATGGCGTACAGGTTGCGCTTGTCCCGGCCGGTCAGCCCCTGGATCTCGTATTTGACGTAGCCGCCCGGCGAGGTGAAGACGCCGGGCGCGCCCTCGACCACGGACTCGGCGAAGACCTTGGTCTCGCTGGGCTTGATCCGGACCTTGCCCGGCACGCCGCTCTCGACCTTCTCGGCGGGCGGCACCGTGATGTGCGCGGTGGTCCGGTAGAGCCGCCCGTTGGGGGCCGCGATCAGGGTGCCGGGGTGCAGCTGCCGCCGGATGTGCGGGCTCTCGTTCTTCACCACCAGGGCCCCTCCGGCCCGCTTCACCTTGCTCTTGAGCACCTCGAAGCGGAGCGTGCCGCCGGCGATGAGAAGGTTGCCGTTGGGCAGCAGCACGTGGCCGGCGCAGAAGAAGTCGACCGGGGTGTCGATCATCTTGAACTCGCCGGCCTGTCCCGGCTTGGTGGGGTCCCAGAGCACGGTCTTGAAGGTGCCCTTGGCGAAGTTTGCGGCGTTGTTGCCGGACCCGGCGACGATGAGCACCTTGCCGGTGCGCAGCAGGGCCGCGTGGATGGCGTTGACCTTGAACTCGTTGGGGACGTTCAGGAAGCTCCAGTGGCCGTAGCGCGCCTTGTAGTCGTCCCGGTTGATCTGGTAGTCGTGCCATTTGCGGGAGGCGAACCCGGCGACGGCCGGCAGGTTGACCCCGACGATCGCGGCGATCACCGCGGCGGCGATCAGGTTCTTGCGTAGACGGCTCAACGGTTACCTCGGCTGGTCCACGCCCAGGTCGCCAGGGGCCCCAGGCAGATCACAAGGGCGAGAATCACCCACAGGGTCATGACCAGGTGCACGTGCCCGGTCCAGAAGAGGGTGAGCAGCAGCCCACCACCGAAGATCACGGCCCACCACAGGTGGATGCGGAAGGTGGCGAGCTGGTCGGGGCTGGCCGAGTCCCCCTTGGGGGTGACCACGAACTTGCTCGGCCGCCGCAGCGCGGCCCCGATCAGCGAGGCCACGTAGATGGGCGCCGACAGCGCCGACATGACCATCCCGGCCACCCCGGAGGAGCCCTCCGGCTCGTGCGGGCTGACGTTGTGCCGCCGGTTCCAGGTGTAGAGCATGACCTGCAGCAGCGCCGCGTCGCCGTAGAGCATCAGCCACACGTCCATGGGCACGGTCACGCCGGAGCCGCCCACCGCCATGAAGAGGGTCGCGCTCAGCCCGGCCAGCAGCCAGTTGAGCGCGGACATCGGATAGAACGTCACCATCAGGCTGTAGTTGAACAGCCGTCCGGGCGACAGCCGGAACGCCGCCTTCCAGAACTGGGTGAGCAGCGTCTCGTAGGTGCCCCTGCTCCAGCGGAGCTGCTGGCTGAAGAAGTCGGTCCACGACGACGGCCCCTCGCCCACGGCGAGCACGTCCGGGGTGTAGACCGACATCCAGCGCTCCCCCGTCCGCGGGTCGCGGGAGCGGTGGAACTCGATGCCGGTGGCCATGTCCTCGGTGATCGAGTCGTACAGGCCGCCGATCTGCTTGAGCGCCCGGATCCGCACGGCGTTGTTGGTGCCGACGAACATCGGCGCCCCGTACAGGTTGCCGGCGCGCTGGATCAGGGAGTGGAAGAGGAACTGCTGGCTCTCGGCGGCCTTGGTGACCCCGGCGGTGTAGTTGCCGTAGACCTGGGGGCCGACCACGAAGGCCACCCGCGGGTCGCGGAAGTATCCGAGCATGCGCTCGCAGAACTCCGGCAGCGGCACGTGGTCGGTGTCGACGGAGACGAAGAAGTCGTAGTCGTCGCCGTGGGCCGACAGCCAGCTGTTGTAGTTGCCGTGCTTGGTCCTGGCCCGGAAGGCGCCCTTGGGCCGGTTCCACTCGGGCACGCCCTTGCGGCTGAAGTGGCGGGCGCCCAGCCAGTCGCAGAGCTCGCGGATGTCGGGGTCGTCGCCCTCGTCCAGCAGCCACACGTCGAGCACGCCGTCATGGCGGATCTGCAGGGCCGCCGACAGGGTCTCCCGGACCATCTCCAGCGGTTCCTTGCCGGGCACGCAGGTGGTGATGAAGGCCACCCGGCTGCCGCGCTCGGGCGGGACCGGGACCGGGTCCCTGGCCGCCAGCATGGCGTGCACGTTGGAGACCACGCTGACCAGGCGGAAGATCTCGATCAGGGCGATCGCCACGAGCATGACCTTGTCGGCGACCGGGATGTACCACGGGAGCATGCCGTAGGGGTCGACCCGCACCGTCCAGTGGCCGGGCATCAACAGCCAGGCCATCATGGTGAACTCCACGACGAGCGCGGCGACCATCAGCAGTACCGCCCGCACGCGGTGCGGCTCG
Coding sequences:
- a CDS encoding glyoxal oxidase, whose translation is MSRLRKNLIAAAVIAAIVGVNLPAVAGFASRKWHDYQINRDDYKARYGHWSFLNVPNEFKVNAIHAALLRTGKVLIVAGSGNNAANFAKGTFKTVLWDPTKPGQAGEFKMIDTPVDFFCAGHVLLPNGNLLIAGGTLRFEVLKSKVKRAGGALVVKNESPHIRRQLHPGTLIAAPNGRLYRTTAHITVPPAEKVESGVPGKVRIKPSETKVFAESVVEGAPGVFTSPGGYVKYEIQGLTGRDKRNLYAMGADMTLEKQDFQGIKDAYEFDPIAERYIKVQDMAEGRWYPTMTALPDGKVMTVSGLDTVGQITRDNEFYDPATRTWIPGPKRFFPSYPALFLLDDDTLFFSGMSAGYGPGQLALRPPGIWDYRHDTDRLVKSPGGVGGVAPDEMEAFTPVPGLPEPELNETGASVLLPPAQDQRIMVMGGGPVGERQPGLPNATARTAIIDLKQPAPRYVRGPNLSDPVRYPSAVLLPDDTVFSFNGSSDYRGRGDSDVLRAEVYRPQSNSFHEAAAPAVGRNYHAEGLLLPDGRVLSMGSDPLFADEAGTVPGTFDQRIEIYTPTYLHNGEKRPMITDGRRMLTLGSRAGFKTPDAERIKEVRLMRPSAVTHVTDVEQRSIKVDFTRVPTGIVVTVPTNPALVPPGWYMMFGVTEKGTPSPARWVHIEGAR
- a CDS encoding glycosyltransferase family 2 protein; amino-acid sequence: MSSPADSTKITLYDYERFSQLAGPMTEPEPGRPYRVQYRSMLASEPHRVRAVLLMVAALVVEFTMMAWLLMPGHWTVRVDPYGMLPWYIPVADKVMLVAIALIEIFRLVSVVSNVHAMLAARDPVPVPPERGSRVAFITTCVPGKEPLEMVRETLSAALQIRHDGVLDVWLLDEGDDPDIRELCDWLGARHFSRKGVPEWNRPKGAFRARTKHGNYNSWLSAHGDDYDFFVSVDTDHVPLPEFCERMLGYFRDPRVAFVVGPQVYGNYTAGVTKAAESQQFLFHSLIQRAGNLYGAPMFVGTNNAVRIRALKQIGGLYDSITEDMATGIEFHRSRDPRTGERWMSVYTPDVLAVGEGPSSWTDFFSQQLRWSRGTYETLLTQFWKAAFRLSPGRLFNYSLMVTFYPMSALNWLLAGLSATLFMAVGGSGVTVPMDVWLMLYGDAALLQVMLYTWNRRHNVSPHEPEGSSGVAGMVMSALSAPIYVASLIGAALRRPSKFVVTPKGDSASPDQLATFRIHLWWAVIFGGGLLLTLFWTGHVHLVMTLWVILALVICLGPLATWAWTSRGNR